A single genomic interval of Arachis duranensis cultivar V14167 chromosome 7, aradu.V14167.gnm2.J7QH, whole genome shotgun sequence harbors:
- the LOC107496296 gene encoding uncharacterized protein LOC107496296, producing the protein MAQLNVSVLQFNNSSVFRVPPTTLFICCQTQSRSNSSWLTKKLLVVEARANARTESPKIRNRRIQKKFNGTARNPRLSVFCSEKQLYAMLVDDKNKKCLFYASTLQKSIRNPPCSTSEAAKRVGEALVKACADLNINEISSYDRNGLYRGQRLEAFEIAISSYGFLPG; encoded by the exons ATGGCTCAATTGAATGTGTCAGTGCTACAGTTCAACAATTCTTCTGTCTTCAGAGTCCCTCCAACGACACTGTTTATTTGCTGTCAGACACAAAGTAGAAGTAATTCCTCAT GGTTAACTAAGAAGCTATTAGTGGTTGAAGCAAGAGCAAATGCTAGAACAGAAAGTCCAAAAATTCGAAACAGAAGGATTCAGAAAAAG tTCAATGGAACTGCTAGAAATCCAAGGCTTTCAGTATTTTGCTCAGAGAAGCAATTGTATGCAATGCTTGTAGATGACAAGAATAAGAAGTGTCTGTTCTATGCAAGCACACTGCAGAAATCGATCCGAAATCCCCCATGCAGCACTTCT GAAGCTGCTAAACGTGTTGGGGAGGCACTTGTCAAAGCCTGTGCAGACCTCAACATAAATGAAATATCGTCCTATGATCGCAATGGACTTTACCGTGGACAAAGGTTGGAAGCCTTTGAGATTGCCATTTCCAGTTATGGATTCTTGCCGGGATAG